The Blastocatellia bacterium genome includes a window with the following:
- a CDS encoding Glu/Leu/Phe/Val dehydrogenase: MPSPFVDDAREFKEDNPFESMMERFDEAAHRLDLDPNIYTILRWPSREITLHIPVLMDDGNYQVFTGYRVQHNFARGPAKGGIRYSPDVSLDEVRALAAWMTWKCAVVNIPFGGAKGGIICDPREMSPGELERMTRRYASDLMDFIGPERDVPAPDMNTNEQTMAWIMDTYSMHVRHTVTAVVTGKPVELGGSRGRREATGRGLLFVCNEACKKFSLAYADTRVIIQGAGNVGGTAALLMHQEGYKVIGIGDITGALYNPQGLDVPGVLKYLKENKTVEDYREAEHLGNAELLERECEILMPAATENVITAQNADRIKCRILAEGANGPTTAAADEIVAAQNIFVIPDILANAGGVTVSYFEWVQDRMGYFWNEQTVNDRLLEIMVASFNDVVRIAEKYQVNTRLAAYMLAIDRVAYDTRLRGIYA, from the coding sequence ATGCCAAGCCCTTTCGTAGACGACGCCAGAGAGTTCAAAGAAGATAATCCCTTCGAATCCATGATGGAGCGCTTTGACGAAGCCGCCCATCGCCTCGACCTCGATCCCAACATCTACACGATCCTGCGCTGGCCGTCGCGCGAGATCACCCTGCACATTCCGGTGCTGATGGACGATGGCAACTATCAGGTCTTCACCGGCTACCGCGTGCAGCACAACTTCGCGCGCGGCCCGGCCAAAGGCGGCATCCGCTACTCGCCCGACGTGTCGCTTGACGAAGTGCGGGCGCTGGCGGCATGGATGACCTGGAAGTGCGCGGTCGTCAACATCCCCTTCGGCGGCGCCAAAGGCGGCATCATCTGCGACCCGCGCGAGATGAGCCCCGGCGAGCTTGAGCGCATGACGCGCCGCTACGCCTCGGACCTCATGGACTTCATCGGGCCGGAGCGCGACGTGCCGGCGCCCGACATGAACACCAACGAACAGACCATGGCATGGATCATGGACACCTATTCCATGCACGTGCGGCACACGGTGACGGCGGTGGTCACCGGCAAACCGGTCGAGCTGGGGGGCTCGCGCGGGCGGCGCGAGGCGACGGGTCGCGGCTTGCTCTTCGTCTGTAACGAAGCCTGCAAGAAATTCAGCCTCGCCTATGCCGATACGCGGGTCATCATTCAGGGAGCGGGCAACGTCGGCGGCACCGCGGCGCTGCTGATGCACCAGGAAGGCTATAAAGTCATCGGCATTGGCGACATCACCGGGGCGCTCTACAACCCGCAGGGGCTCGACGTGCCGGGCGTCCTCAAATATCTCAAGGAGAACAAGACGGTCGAGGATTACCGCGAGGCCGAACACCTCGGCAACGCCGAGCTGCTCGAACGCGAGTGCGAGATTTTGATGCCGGCGGCGACCGAAAACGTCATCACGGCGCAGAACGCCGACCGCATCAAATGCCGCATCCTGGCCGAAGGCGCCAACGGCCCGACGACGGCCGCCGCCGATGAGATCGTCGCCGCCCAGAACATCTTCGTCATCCCCGATATTTTGGCCAACGCCGGCGGCGTCACGGTGAGCTATTTCGAGTGGGTGCAGGATCGCATGGGCTACTTCTGGAACGAGCAGACGGTCAATGACCGCTTGCTCGAAATTATGGTGGCGAGCTTCAACGACGTCGTGCGGATCGCCGAAAAGTATCAAGTGAATACACGGCTGGCGGCTTATATGCTGGCCATTGACCGGGTCGCCTACGACACCCGGCTGCGCGGCATTTACGCCTGA
- a CDS encoding TlpA disulfide reductase family protein encodes MAGQATSQGSFWTAGRIIATGVVAIMIATFGYVLFSGHPEVKTDARIVLPGTPVSSPPAPPDYDVRTLDGTAIKLSGYQGKVVVMDFWATWCPPCRQEVPQLTRLQKENQGRGLEVVGLHIDDRGRSTPEAIRRFVSDFGINYTIGMATNDMFTDYLGKEDDTIPQTLVFDRRGRLVEHLIGYDSSHARKLDEAVNRALAGS; translated from the coding sequence ATGGCAGGGCAGGCGACATCACAGGGAAGCTTCTGGACGGCGGGCCGTATCATCGCCACCGGCGTCGTCGCAATCATGATCGCGACATTCGGCTACGTGCTGTTTTCCGGCCACCCGGAGGTCAAGACCGATGCGCGCATTGTCTTGCCGGGCACGCCTGTATCGTCGCCGCCTGCGCCGCCTGATTACGATGTGCGCACGCTCGACGGCACGGCGATCAAGCTGTCGGGTTATCAAGGCAAGGTGGTGGTAATGGATTTCTGGGCGACCTGGTGCCCGCCCTGCCGCCAGGAGGTGCCGCAGCTCACTCGCCTGCAAAAAGAGAATCAAGGGCGCGGCCTTGAAGTCGTCGGCCTGCACATCGATGATCGCGGGCGCTCGACGCCGGAAGCCATTCGCCGCTTCGTCAGCGACTTCGGCATCAACTACACCATCGGCATGGCGACCAACGACATGTTTACCGATTACCTGGGCAAAGAAGACGACACCATCCCGCAAACCCTGGTCTTCGACCGCCGGGGCCGTCTGGTCGAGCATCTCATCGGCTATGACTCGTCACACGCGCGCAAGCTCGACGAAGCCGTCAACCGCGCCCTGGCCGGCTCTTGA
- a CDS encoding molybdopterin-binding protein gives MLNVEIVVIGNELLLGMVQDTNSNYLCRMLRGMGGRVRHVAIVRDEADAIADEIRAALARRADLLFTCGGLGPTDDDLTLAAIAQALGRQVEINPEARAFVERRYAELAAQGEVSSAAMTEARLKMARLPAGARIINNPLGAAPAVVVMAGAARTVALPGVPAELKAIVEGPLQPLLKELFGRGSYREREVLVECGDESRLAPALREVVAAHPEVYIKSRASHFGREVIFRITLSASAESGEAADRMIVAASEDLSRAFAEAGIRQTDRQP, from the coding sequence GTGCTCAACGTCGAAATCGTCGTCATCGGCAACGAATTGCTGCTTGGCATGGTGCAGGACACGAACTCGAATTACCTGTGCCGCATGCTGCGCGGCATGGGCGGGCGCGTGCGCCACGTGGCCATCGTGCGCGACGAAGCGGACGCCATCGCCGACGAAATCCGCGCCGCGCTCGCAAGACGCGCCGACCTGCTCTTCACCTGCGGCGGCCTCGGCCCGACCGACGACGATTTGACGCTTGCGGCCATCGCCCAGGCGCTCGGTCGCCAGGTCGAGATCAACCCCGAGGCGCGCGCCTTTGTCGAGCGGCGTTACGCAGAGCTTGCGGCGCAAGGGGAGGTCAGCAGCGCGGCGATGACCGAGGCGCGGCTGAAGATGGCACGGCTGCCCGCGGGCGCGCGCATCATTAACAATCCCCTCGGCGCGGCGCCGGCGGTCGTCGTCATGGCGGGCGCGGCGCGCACAGTCGCGCTGCCGGGCGTGCCTGCCGAGCTGAAGGCCATCGTCGAAGGCCCGCTGCAACCTTTGCTCAAAGAACTGTTCGGACGCGGCAGCTACCGCGAGCGCGAAGTTCTGGTCGAATGCGGCGACGAATCGCGGCTCGCGCCGGCCTTGCGCGAGGTGGTCGCCGCGCACCCAGAGGTTTATATCAAATCGCGCGCCTCGCACTTCGGGCGCGAAGTCATCTTCCGCATCACGCTCTCGGCCTCTGCCGAAAGCGGCGAAGCTGCCGACCGCATGATCGTCGCCGCCAGCGAAGACCTGTCCCGCGCCTTCGCCGAGGCCGGCATCCGACAGACTGACCGCCAGCCTTAG
- a CDS encoding cation:dicarboxylase symporter family transporter has product MKLPKISLTWKIFIGLILGIALGYFSKEWGAAVRPLSLLFLNLIKSIIAPLIFSTLVIGIAGTGDIKQVGRIGVKSLLYFEIVTTFALFIGLGAVNLTRPGEGVSLAGVHREENKAVLAERARSFAQEASDAAQRAGIAAASAQANPQAATQAAAEAATAAQRAGDAAQAAASGLTAPDPPAKPQSFGDIISHLAPASIIRAMADGDVLQIVIFSVLFALAVTSIGEKAQAVVHWCESLADIMFRFTEYVMKFAPIGVGAAMANTVSHSGIEVLKNLGMLVGTLYGALVVFLLLVLLPVGLIFKVPLRDFFRAVREPATIAFATTSSESALPRAMENMQRLGVPRRIVGFVLPTGYSFNLDGTTLYLSLASIFVAQAAGVHLSWWQQLTMLLTLMLTSKGVAGVPRASLVILLGTLNSFNLPAEGVIIILGVDELMDMARTAVNVVGNCMATVVIARWEGAFRNQEWKAEERELEAVTGQQALVSEA; this is encoded by the coding sequence ATGAAACTGCCGAAAATTTCGCTCACCTGGAAGATCTTCATTGGCCTGATCCTCGGCATCGCCCTCGGCTATTTCAGCAAAGAGTGGGGCGCTGCCGTGCGACCGCTGTCGCTGCTGTTCTTAAACCTGATCAAATCGATCATCGCGCCGCTGATCTTCTCGACGCTGGTGATCGGCATCGCCGGCACCGGCGACATCAAACAGGTCGGGCGCATCGGCGTCAAATCGCTGCTCTATTTTGAGATCGTCACGACCTTCGCGCTCTTCATCGGCCTGGGCGCTGTCAACCTGACGCGCCCCGGCGAAGGCGTCTCGCTGGCCGGCGTCCACCGCGAGGAGAATAAAGCGGTGCTGGCCGAGCGCGCTCGCAGCTTTGCCCAGGAAGCCAGCGACGCGGCGCAGCGCGCCGGTATCGCCGCCGCCTCGGCACAAGCCAATCCGCAAGCCGCCACGCAAGCGGCGGCCGAAGCGGCGACCGCCGCCCAGCGCGCCGGCGACGCGGCGCAGGCCGCCGCCAGCGGCTTGACTGCGCCCGACCCGCCCGCCAAGCCGCAGAGCTTCGGCGACATCATCTCGCACCTCGCGCCGGCTTCGATCATTCGAGCAATGGCCGACGGTGACGTGCTGCAAATCGTTATCTTCTCGGTGCTGTTCGCGCTGGCGGTGACCAGCATCGGCGAAAAGGCCCAGGCGGTCGTCCACTGGTGCGAATCGCTCGCTGACATCATGTTTCGCTTTACCGAATACGTCATGAAGTTCGCGCCCATCGGCGTCGGCGCGGCCATGGCCAACACCGTCAGTCACAGCGGCATCGAGGTGCTGAAGAATCTCGGTATGCTGGTTGGCACGCTCTATGGCGCACTGGTTGTCTTCCTGCTGCTGGTGCTGCTGCCTGTAGGCTTGATCTTCAAGGTGCCGCTCAGAGACTTCTTCCGCGCCGTCCGCGAGCCGGCGACGATTGCCTTCGCGACCACCTCATCGGAATCGGCCTTGCCGCGCGCGATGGAGAACATGCAGCGGCTCGGCGTGCCGCGCCGCATCGTCGGATTCGTGCTGCCGACCGGTTACAGCTTCAACCTCGACGGCACGACCCTCTACCTGTCGCTGGCTTCGATCTTTGTGGCGCAGGCGGCAGGCGTGCATTTGAGCTGGTGGCAACAGCTCACGATGCTATTGACCCTGATGCTGACTTCGAAAGGCGTGGCCGGGGTGCCGCGCGCGTCGCTGGTCATCCTGCTCGGCACCTTGAACTCGTTCAACCTGCCGGCCGAAGGCGTTATCATCATCCTCGGCGTGGATGAATTGATGGACATGGCGCGCACCGCGGTCAACGTCGTTGGCAACTGCATGGCAACCGTGGTGATTGCGCGTTGGGAAGGCGCGTTCCGCAATCAGGAATGGAAAGCTGAAGAGCGCGAGCTTGAGGCCGTCACCGGCCAGCAGGCTCTGGTTTCGGAGGCTTGA
- a CDS encoding DUF3810 family protein has protein sequence MRRPRIIAALKPAVAIKVILITLALALLLVSLPARFVERFYSNGFYSFLQPLLTPVANLVPFAIVDLLLVSAILGLPAWWIVRLRRAGRGRRRRAAGRLALDTLALASVAFITFQILWGFNYERAPLAAKLDFDRARVSPQALTELRRQVIEQLNAEAGARRSDWPDEGAWREPLLAAFNQTVGELGNRRGIAAGRPKRTLMNFYLAAAGIEGFVNPFGLEVVLESSVLPFEKPFLLAHEWGHLAGFADESEASFVGLLACLHSDSSAIRYAGWLALYLYLPDDSKGEAAPLAPEVVADLKAIAEREARHRNATISQVQWKVYDQFLKASGVEAGVASYGMMVRLVLGTRFEPGWVPARRQ, from the coding sequence ATGCGTCGCCCCAGGATTATCGCCGCCCTCAAGCCCGCTGTCGCAATCAAGGTCATTTTAATCACCCTTGCGCTCGCCTTGTTGCTGGTGTCGCTGCCGGCGCGCTTCGTCGAGCGATTTTATAGCAACGGCTTTTATTCCTTCTTACAACCTCTGCTTACGCCAGTCGCCAACCTCGTGCCCTTTGCGATTGTCGATCTGCTGCTGGTCAGCGCCATCCTGGGCTTGCCCGCATGGTGGATCGTGCGCTTAAGGCGGGCCGGCCGCGGCCGCAGGCGACGCGCCGCGGGACGGCTGGCCCTCGACACCCTGGCGCTCGCCTCTGTGGCTTTCATCACTTTTCAAATCCTCTGGGGCTTCAACTACGAGCGCGCGCCGCTTGCGGCAAAGCTCGACTTCGACCGCGCGCGGGTTTCGCCGCAGGCGCTCACAGAGCTGCGCCGCCAGGTCATCGAGCAGCTCAACGCCGAAGCCGGCGCGCGCCGATCAGACTGGCCGGACGAGGGCGCATGGCGCGAGCCTTTGCTTGCGGCGTTCAACCAGACGGTCGGCGAGCTTGGCAACCGGCGCGGCATCGCCGCGGGCCGCCCGAAGCGCACGCTGATGAATTTCTATCTGGCGGCGGCGGGCATCGAAGGCTTCGTCAATCCCTTCGGCCTCGAAGTCGTGCTGGAATCTTCCGTGCTGCCGTTTGAGAAGCCGTTTCTGTTGGCGCACGAGTGGGGCCACCTGGCAGGCTTTGCCGACGAGTCGGAAGCCAGTTTCGTCGGCTTGTTGGCTTGTCTACATTCAGACTCAAGCGCGATTCGATATGCCGGGTGGCTGGCGCTCTACCTCTATTTGCCCGACGACTCGAAAGGCGAAGCCGCACCGCTCGCTCCCGAAGTCGTTGCCGACTTGAAAGCCATCGCCGAACGCGAAGCGCGCCACCGCAACGCCACCATCAGCCAGGTACAGTGGAAAGTTTACGATCAATTCTTGAAAGCGAGCGGCGTCGAAGCCGGCGTGGCGAGTTACGGCATGATGGTGCGCCTGGTGCTGGGCACGCGCTTCGAGCCGGGATGGGTGCCGGCACGGCGGCAATGA
- a CDS encoding DEAD/DEAH box helicase family protein, translating to MNSGELIIQFDAGTIVLEGADESASLPAVFKWDERVRRWRAPALCYRQVITEMTRRRLPHRDEARDYLEFDFRSRLDIEPRPYQREALDAWQQAGRRGVVVLPTGAGKTFLAQMAIELTGRSTLVIVPTIDLMNQWYNLLMSSFQAEIGLIGGGYFEKGAIVVTTYASAFRFMERMGNQFGLIIFDECHHLPGSVYRYAAELAIAPFRLGLTATPEREDGADQLLEALIGPIVFKKQAQDLAGEYLADYEILRINVHLTSDERAAYEGERAVFRQFLQDKRIDLGGMRGWQLFIAASARSEEGRRAMKAYRESKRIALGTDAKMRVLGELLERHRAERVLIFTAENEMVYRISERFLIPAITHETPIKERREWLAAFNAGDVLALATSKVLNEGVDIPAAGIAIVLSGSGSSREHIQRLGRILRKQPDKEAILYEVVALGTTEEHISRRRGAAEQFQERNRRASSPDRGLYD from the coding sequence ATGAACTCCGGCGAACTCATCATCCAATTCGACGCGGGCACGATTGTGCTTGAGGGCGCAGACGAGAGCGCGTCGCTACCGGCGGTCTTCAAATGGGACGAGCGCGTGCGGCGATGGCGCGCGCCGGCGCTCTGCTACCGCCAGGTGATCACCGAGATGACGCGCCGCCGCTTGCCGCACCGCGACGAGGCGCGCGATTACCTGGAATTCGATTTTCGCTCACGGCTCGACATCGAGCCGCGCCCTTATCAGCGCGAAGCCCTCGACGCATGGCAGCAGGCCGGGCGGCGCGGCGTGGTGGTGCTGCCGACGGGCGCGGGCAAGACCTTTCTGGCGCAGATGGCGATTGAGCTGACCGGGAGGTCGACGCTGGTCATCGTGCCGACGATTGACTTGATGAACCAGTGGTACAACCTGCTGATGTCGAGCTTTCAGGCAGAGATCGGCTTGATCGGCGGCGGCTACTTTGAGAAAGGCGCGATTGTCGTCACCACCTACGCCTCGGCATTTCGTTTCATGGAGCGCATGGGCAATCAGTTCGGCCTGATCATCTTTGATGAATGCCACCACCTGCCGGGCAGCGTCTACCGCTACGCGGCGGAGCTGGCCATCGCGCCGTTTCGCCTGGGGTTGACGGCGACGCCTGAGCGCGAAGACGGCGCAGACCAGCTTCTCGAAGCGTTGATCGGCCCGATTGTCTTCAAGAAGCAGGCGCAGGATTTGGCGGGCGAGTATCTTGCCGATTACGAGATTCTCCGCATCAACGTGCACCTGACCAGTGACGAGCGCGCGGCTTACGAAGGCGAGCGCGCCGTTTTTCGCCAGTTCTTGCAGGACAAACGCATTGACCTGGGCGGCATGCGCGGCTGGCAGTTATTTATTGCCGCGAGCGCCCGCTCCGAAGAAGGCCGCCGCGCCATGAAGGCTTACCGCGAATCGAAGCGCATTGCGCTCGGCACCGACGCCAAGATGCGTGTGCTTGGCGAGCTGCTTGAGCGCCACCGCGCCGAGCGCGTCTTGATCTTCACCGCTGAAAACGAGATGGTCTATCGCATCTCTGAGCGCTTCTTGATCCCGGCCATCACCCACGAAACGCCGATCAAGGAGCGGCGCGAATGGCTCGCGGCATTCAACGCCGGCGACGTGCTGGCGCTCGCCACCTCGAAGGTCCTGAACGAAGGCGTAGACATTCCCGCCGCCGGCATCGCCATTGTGCTGTCGGGCTCCGGCTCGTCGCGCGAGCACATTCAACGGCTGGGCCGCATCCTGCGCAAGCAGCCCGACAAAGAGGCGATCCTTTACGAAGTCGTCGCCCTCGGCACCACCGAAGAGCATATCAGCCGAAGGCGCGGCGCGGCTGAACAATTCCAGGAGCGCAACCGCCGCGCTTCGTCGCCCGACCGCGGTTTGTACGATTGA
- a CDS encoding DUF790 family protein produces MLTSDLAMSRVRGGRVEPFAINPADKSYLEMASDLIAIFAEHAGERRAELDRELDEYVGNGTDYRILRGLIKLLLDACEFETASPVLPSEIRRALFSKARLHHPVTANEALRTRLIQETAAELRCAVEAVEANLFADLFENQRLVSFNEMRARELLDLYNLAQAQALFYRATEMRLRIEPQMAAGFRRIFDAIKAYRLIHTITGSPSRGYEVRLDGPVSLFHQSQKYGIQMAVFLPALLLCQGWRMRAEIVLKQGKRVTFELDSRTTNLRSHYLDDISYKPAIEEKLLAGWAKSESQWAIRPGKEVIDLGACAFIPDFIITHEDGRVFYLELLGFWTPRHLDERVAEFARAGFSRYLLAVSEELRGSRDKPLSLPANVITYKSALAPAAIRAALEALG; encoded by the coding sequence ATGCTGACCTCTGATCTTGCAATGAGCCGCGTCCGCGGCGGGCGTGTCGAACCTTTCGCGATCAACCCCGCGGATAAGAGTTATCTGGAGATGGCCAGCGACCTGATCGCCATCTTCGCCGAGCATGCGGGCGAGCGCCGCGCCGAGCTTGACCGCGAGCTCGATGAATATGTCGGCAACGGCACGGATTACCGCATCCTGCGCGGCTTGATTAAGCTGCTGCTCGACGCCTGCGAGTTCGAAACCGCGAGCCCTGTACTGCCTTCAGAGATTCGCCGCGCGCTATTTTCCAAGGCGCGGCTGCATCACCCGGTCACGGCGAACGAAGCGTTGCGCACACGGCTGATTCAGGAAACCGCCGCCGAGCTGCGTTGCGCGGTCGAAGCGGTCGAGGCGAATCTCTTCGCCGACCTGTTCGAGAATCAGCGGCTCGTGAGCTTCAACGAGATGCGCGCCCGCGAGCTGCTCGACCTCTATAATCTGGCGCAGGCGCAGGCGCTCTTTTATCGCGCCACCGAGATGCGATTGCGCATCGAGCCGCAGATGGCCGCAGGCTTCCGCCGCATCTTCGACGCCATCAAAGCCTATCGCCTGATTCACACCATCACCGGCAGCCCGTCACGCGGTTACGAGGTGCGGCTCGACGGCCCCGTTTCGCTGTTTCATCAGTCGCAGAAGTACGGCATTCAGATGGCCGTCTTCCTGCCGGCGCTGCTCTTGTGCCAGGGCTGGCGCATGCGTGCGGAGATCGTCTTGAAGCAGGGCAAGCGCGTCACCTTCGAGCTAGACAGCCGCACGACCAATCTGCGCTCGCACTATCTCGACGACATCTCTTACAAGCCGGCGATTGAAGAGAAGCTGTTGGCCGGTTGGGCCAAATCTGAAAGCCAGTGGGCGATCCGTCCGGGCAAAGAGGTGATTGACCTGGGAGCCTGCGCCTTCATTCCCGATTTCATCATCACCCATGAGGATGGCCGCGTCTTCTATCTTGAGCTGCTCGGATTTTGGACGCCGCGCCATCTCGACGAGCGCGTCGCGGAATTCGCGCGCGCCGGCTTTTCGCGTTACCTGCTGGCGGTGTCGGAAGAGTTGCGCGGCAGCCGCGACAAGCCTCTAAGCCTGCCGGCGAACGTCATCACTTACAAGAGCGCGCTCGCGCCCGCAGCCATCCGCGCGGCGCTTGAGGCGCTCGGCTAA
- a CDS encoding DNA gyrase inhibitor YacG, which produces MKCPICGEPTTWKGNPDRPFCSERCRVIDLGNWASEDYRVELPLKDVDDKAGDAPRDRE; this is translated from the coding sequence ATGAAGTGTCCGATTTGCGGCGAGCCGACGACCTGGAAAGGTAATCCCGACCGCCCGTTCTGCTCTGAACGTTGCCGCGTCATTGACCTCGGCAACTGGGCGTCGGAAGACTATCGCGTCGAGTTGCCGCTGAAAGACGTAGACGACAAAGCCGGCGACGCGCCGCGAGACAGAGAATAG
- a CDS encoding OmpA family protein — MITVLFLALASLTLAQDHHDGNLAERQKAPTVLGGTGLFNTFSTRTLCKGEFNFALFWNNFDRDPGDIDVNQVPFNFTIGLTNRWEVWVDWVTWQNTTSRQPFLLSGYQYNAAHFFGDPFTIFGPPVGGKEGPAAFFPGTGSLVGGILPALGRFGTPIDFPQSVFSPGGANNKAVRGLGPLFSTIYPSYSPEFPFFGEVDFQGFDSLGRPVFGPRESSNGSGDIFAGTKVSLIDANKHWFSMALGGYLKIPISSSDSARARGRTSGEYEFGPFLAFGQESGAKRFRLYENIGYIHTTDPRDHDVKYLDLPDKLLFNVGTGIGLGSHVELVGELLHTMFVGSSTPRLIENNPWEMNIGLRFFFKDGRISFGGGYRRLLNNEDERTIPVFQSKTIFVQPPFFIINPLFSTVDRTFGSEGENGFVAYFNIGSRRPCPPPPAPTCVLAPSATTVNRGERLTLTTTPTTPGYTNDKVTYEYRWEVKDATGRPVTVSGTGASVDVATTGIPCGRYTATTTVTATVPAVDCPSNCVTTGQTTCTVGFEITEPPCPTVTCDITASPTSVNEGDRITLRANATGAEGATFTWSVSGGGTLSSTTGSEVTLDTTGLNIPMAGSGGTPNSVSITVSVNVGTSRTRCDQPCPGGSCSTTVTVTGGVNKIIPPISPCGPIFFPFNSARINNEHKACLDEIALRLQQDPRAALLIDGHRDTSERVGISLTRANNARDYLVNEKGVDTARITVRNFGDTCPHESGDPNLNRRVEFWIIPEGSSAAQVDALKKCGAGASPRVITDETPAVSDDKKRPTRRTPRRRRPRRPGEPIEMMAQPEAPTTNN, encoded by the coding sequence ATGATCACAGTTCTTTTTCTCGCGCTGGCGTCGCTGACGCTGGCCCAGGATCATCATGACGGCAATCTGGCCGAGCGGCAGAAAGCGCCTACAGTGCTCGGCGGCACGGGGTTGTTCAACACCTTTTCGACACGCACGCTGTGCAAAGGCGAGTTCAACTTCGCTCTTTTCTGGAATAACTTTGATCGCGATCCCGGCGATATCGACGTCAATCAGGTGCCTTTCAACTTCACGATTGGCTTAACCAACCGCTGGGAAGTCTGGGTCGATTGGGTGACCTGGCAGAACACCACGTCGCGCCAGCCGTTCCTGTTGAGCGGCTACCAGTACAACGCGGCGCACTTCTTCGGCGATCCGTTTACCATATTCGGCCCGCCGGTCGGCGGCAAGGAAGGCCCGGCGGCCTTCTTCCCCGGCACCGGCTCGCTGGTTGGCGGAATCCTTCCGGCGCTTGGGCGCTTCGGTACGCCGATTGACTTCCCGCAGAGCGTCTTCTCGCCGGGCGGCGCCAATAACAAAGCGGTGCGCGGCCTCGGCCCGCTGTTTTCGACCATCTACCCGAGCTACAGCCCTGAGTTCCCATTCTTCGGCGAAGTCGACTTCCAGGGTTTTGATTCGCTCGGGCGCCCGGTCTTCGGGCCGCGTGAGTCGTCAAACGGCAGCGGTGATATTTTCGCCGGCACCAAAGTCAGCTTGATCGATGCCAACAAGCACTGGTTCAGCATGGCGCTGGGCGGCTACCTGAAGATTCCCATCTCCAGCAGCGACAGCGCGCGGGCGCGTGGCCGCACGAGCGGCGAATACGAATTCGGGCCGTTCCTGGCCTTCGGTCAGGAGTCGGGCGCCAAGCGCTTCCGGCTCTACGAAAACATCGGCTACATTCACACCACAGACCCGCGCGACCACGATGTGAAGTACCTCGACCTGCCCGACAAGTTGTTGTTCAACGTCGGCACGGGCATCGGGCTGGGCTCACACGTCGAGCTGGTCGGCGAACTCCTGCATACCATGTTTGTCGGCAGCAGCACGCCGCGGCTGATCGAGAACAACCCGTGGGAGATGAACATCGGCCTGCGCTTCTTCTTCAAGGATGGGCGGATTTCGTTCGGCGGCGGCTATCGCCGTTTGCTGAACAACGAAGACGAGCGGACGATCCCGGTCTTCCAGTCGAAGACGATCTTCGTGCAGCCGCCGTTCTTCATCATCAACCCGCTCTTCAGCACCGTGGATCGGACGTTCGGTTCGGAAGGCGAAAACGGCTTTGTCGCCTACTTCAACATCGGCTCACGCCGTCCTTGCCCGCCGCCGCCGGCGCCGACCTGCGTGCTGGCGCCTTCGGCGACGACGGTGAATCGCGGCGAGCGGCTGACCTTGACGACGACGCCGACGACGCCGGGCTACACCAACGACAAGGTGACCTACGAGTATCGCTGGGAAGTCAAAGACGCGACGGGCCGCCCTGTGACCGTCAGCGGCACGGGCGCGTCGGTTGACGTGGCGACGACCGGGATTCCGTGCGGTCGCTACACGGCGACGACGACGGTGACGGCGACCGTTCCGGCGGTTGACTGCCCGAGCAATTGTGTCACCACCGGACAGACCACCTGCACGGTCGGCTTCGAGATCACCGAGCCGCCGTGTCCGACAGTCACCTGCGACATCACGGCGTCCCCGACAAGCGTTAACGAAGGCGACCGCATCACGCTGCGCGCCAACGCCACGGGCGCTGAGGGCGCGACCTTCACCTGGTCGGTGAGCGGCGGCGGCACGCTGTCGTCAACGACCGGTAGCGAAGTCACGCTCGACACGACCGGCCTCAATATCCCGATGGCGGGTTCTGGAGGAACGCCCAATAGCGTCTCCATCACCGTGTCGGTCAACGTCGGCACCTCGCGCACGCGCTGCGACCAGCCGTGTCCGGGTGGCAGTTGCTCGACGACCGTGACCGTGACCGGCGGCGTCAATAAGATCATTCCGCCGATCTCGCCGTGCGGGCCGATCTTCTTCCCGTTCAACTCGGCTCGCATCAACAACGAGCACAAGGCGTGTCTTGACGAGATCGCCCTGCGCTTACAGCAAGACCCGCGCGCCGCGCTGTTGATTGACGGTCACCGCGACACGTCAGAGCGCGTCGGCATCTCGCTCACGCGCGCCAACAACGCCCGCGACTATCTGGTCAACGAGAAGGGTGTTGACACGGCACGCATCACCGTGCGCAACTTCGGCGATACCTGTCCGCACGAATCGGGTGACCCGAACCTCAACCGCAGGGTTGAGTTCTGGATCATTCCTGAAGGCAGCAGTGCGGCGCAGGTTGATGCTTTGAAGAAGTGTGGTGCGGGCGCCTCGCCGCGCGTCATCACCGACGAGACGCCGGCGGTCTCAGACGACAAGAAGCGACCGACCCGGCGCACGCCGCGTCGTCGCCGTCCGCGTCGTCCCGGCGAGCCCATCGAGATGATGGCGCAACCGGAAGCGCCGACCACCAACAACTAA